From a single Gloeocapsa sp. PCC 73106 genomic region:
- a CDS encoding Uma2 family endonuclease: MKTSDNIKVADVVWVSEARLAIIELEIAASIAPEICVEIISEGNTKKEMEIKKLLYLEAKAIEVWFCEESGTMRFFNQQGELKQSLLVPDFPKQVKR; this comes from the coding sequence ATCAAGACTTCTGACAATATTAAAGTTGCTGATGTAGTCTGGGTATCCGAAGCCAGATTAGCCATAATTGAGTTGGAAATTGCTGCATCAATTGCTCCAGAAATTTGTGTAGAAATTATCTCAGAAGGTAACACTAAAAAAGAAATGGAAATCAAAAAACTACTGTACTTAGAAGCTAAAGCTATAGAAGTTTGGTTCTGTGAAGAAAGTGGTACTATGAGATTTTTTAATCAACAGGGAGAATTAAAACAATCTCTATTAGTTCCTGATTTTCCTAAGCAAGTTAAACGTTAG